In one Chelmon rostratus isolate fCheRos1 chromosome 7, fCheRos1.pri, whole genome shotgun sequence genomic region, the following are encoded:
- the stoml3a gene encoding stomatin (EPB72)-like 3a, whose translation MVTQGKLQINAVENVEEQAYKVFFTLSTDKSSGRLGCFGWLLVLISLTFIAATFPLTIFMCVKIVKEYERAVIFRLGRITDRKPKGPGLFFVLPCTDNFVKVDLRTVSFDIPPQEILTKDSVTVSVDGVVYFRIHCPISSVANVSNAHSSTRLLAQTTLRNVLGTKNLAELLSDREGISLSMQEALDEATDPWGIKVERVEIKDVKLPQQLQRAMAAEAEASREARAKIIAAEGEMKASRALKEASLVIAESPSALQLRYLQSLNSIAAEKNSTIIFPLPIDMLQGFMQRK comes from the exons ATGGTTACACAAGGTAAACTTCAGATCAACGCCGTGGAGAATGTCGAAG AGCAAGCTTACAAAGTGTTTTTCACTCTCTCCACAGATAAAAGCTCAGGGAGGCTGGGATGTTTTGGTTGGCTGCTGGTCCTCATATCCCTCACCTTTATAGCAGCAACTTTCCCGCTCacaatatttatgtgtgttaaG ATAGTGAAGGAGTACGAACGAGCGGTCATTTTCAGACTGGGCCGGATCACAGACAGGAAACCTAAAGGGCCAG GACTTTTCTTTGTTCTGCCCTGCACTGATAACTTTGTGAAGGTCGACCTGAGAACTGTGTCCTTTGACATCCCTCCACAAGAG ATCCTAACCAAAGACTCGGTGACGGTGTCTGTGGATGGCGTGGTGTACTTCCGCATACACTGCCCCATCTCATCCGTGGCCAACGTGTCCAACGCACACTCATCCACACGGCTGCTGGCTCAAACCACCCTGAGGAATGTACTCGGTACCAAAAACCTGGCAGAGCTGCTATCTGACAGAGAGGGCATATCACTCAGTATGCAG GAGGCCCTGGATGAAGCCACCGATCCGTGGGGTATTAAGGTGGAGCGTGTGGAGATCAAGGACGTGAAGTtgcctcagcagctgcagagagccatggcagcagaggcagaggccaGCCGGGAGGCCAGAGCGAAG ATCATTGCTGCGGAGGGTGAAATGAAGGCCTCCAGGGCTCTGAAAGAAGCCTCTCTGGTGATTGCGGAGTCACCTTCTGCTCTCCAGCTGCGATACCTGCAGAGCCTCAACTCCATCGCAGCAGAGAAGAACTCCACCATCATCTTCCCTCTGCCTATAGATATGTTGCAAGGTTTTATGCAGAGGAAGTGA